From a region of the Cyclopterus lumpus isolate fCycLum1 chromosome 5, fCycLum1.pri, whole genome shotgun sequence genome:
- the plch2b gene encoding 1-phosphatidylinositol 4,5-bisphosphate phosphodiesterase eta-2, which produces MNSTPAMAPLSPGLRMFSPSLAKGSTHQTKQASSPLNSSNPSIMSSPKLWQKASISRLAEEFFWIGGSVVAQPRWRLGQIVERCMCTMQTGTQMTKMKGKKKGLVRFFYLDEHKSCIRWRPSRKHDKAKITIDSIHEVCEGKKSEIFRRYADNRFDPNYCFSIYYGERVKSLDLVSTNAEEARTWITGLKYLMAGISDEDSLARRQRTRDQWLQQTFSEADKNGDGTLSIGEVHQLLHKLNVNLPKQKVRQMFHEADTDENQGSLAFEEFCLFYKMISTRRDLYLIMISYSNQKEVMDLHDLARFLENEQKMRGLAKEYLIDIVAKFEPCPENQQRTVLGIDGLTNYMRSPAGDIFNPEHNQVNQDMTQPLSNYFIATSHNTYLTGDQLLSQSRVEMYAYVLQAGCRCVEVDCWDGPDGEPIIHHGYTLTSKILFKDVIETINKYAFTKSLYPVILSIENHCTVPQQKKMAEYLREVLQDKLVLSSINVHECKKLPSPDILKGKVLIKGKKLPANLDPDAEEGDVSDEDTGDEEEEEGEDDNDSSQRKKSIRVRSKTMSDGESAHSSSRERTQIVYHPKKRKTMRLSRALSDLVKYTKSVRVHDIETQAFANSWQVSSLNETVMNQILQLKPGELVRFNQRQLIRVYPSNYRVDSSNFNPQPYWNTGCHMVAMNYQTEGRMLELNQAKFASNGNCGYILRPKCMCKAAFNPMLEDPLPGHRKTQLVLKIISGQQLPKPKDSMFGDRGEIIDPFVEVEIIGLHLDCSKQQTRVVDDNGFNPMWEETLVFNIQMPQVALVRFQVWDHDPIGQDFIGQRTVAFRSLMPGYRHVYLEGMAESSIFVHVAINDVTGKIKPKNAVQAARKHIKKAAQKHLKGPQRHPSLDFSVQSSEDGRGLFFRKDLDTISQDSRNGEIFPLSQGPAVKAAIHKEAMSEPVRRAHRVRLHEPPETRRGIFSRMSSTDSNHIGAAPCAKADSFDLETSPQLSCADGPDRQNLIQEELENEPDGSNCADQETVRMIEPEQPEQSEELRVQDKTPMMNRQPAIHWQTQQAQKRPIPNGLCLSDSTSSSSDGSTDSLEFVPSCVPAGAEQREGTLQREMKALFDQRMREIHCKSPLFQND; this is translated from the exons ATGAACAGCACCCCGGCGATGGCACCTCTGTCTCCAGGGCTGA gaatgttctccccCTCGCTTGCAAAGGGTTCCACTCATCAGACAAAACAGGCCTCCAGTCCCTTGAATTCATCTAACCCGTCCATCATGAGCTCTCCAAAACTCTGGCAGAAAGCATCCATCTCCAGACTTGCTGAGGAGTTTTTCTGGATTGGTGGTAGTGTGGTCGCACAGCCAAGATGGAGACTGGGTCAGATAG TGGAGAGGTGTATGTGCACCATGCAAACCGGCACTCAGATGACCAAaatgaaggggaagaagaaaggaCTGGTCCGATTCTTTTACCTGGACGAGCACAAGTCCTGCATCCGGTGGCGGCCCTCCAGGAAACATGACAAGGCCAAAA TTACTATTGATTCCATCCATGAAGTCTGCGAGGGGAAAAAGTCAGAGATCTTCAGGCGCTATGCAGACAACCGCTTCGACCCAAACTACTGCTTTAGTATTTATTACGGGGAGCGAGTTAAGTCCCTGGACCTGGTCTCCACCAACGCAGAGGAGGCCCGCACCTGGATCACTGGGCTGAAATACCTCATGGCTGGCATCAGTGATGAGGACAGTTTGGCCCGGAGGCAGCGCACCCGTGATCA GTGGTTACAGCAGACTTTCTCCGAGGCCGACAAGAATGGAGATGGCACCTTGAGCATTGGAGAGGTTCATCAGCTGCTCCACAAACTCAATGTGAATTTACCCAAGCAGAAAGTCCGGCAGATGTTTCAT GAAGCGGACACAGACGAGAACCAGGGCTCTCTGGCCTTTGAAGAATTCTGTTTGTTCTATAAGATGATTTCCACACGCAGAGACCTCTACCTGATAATGATCTCCTACAGCAATCAGAAAGAAGTCATGGATCTTCACGACCTTGCACGCTTTTTGGAAAACGAACAGAAG atgCGAGGATTGGCCAAAGAGTATTTAATCGATATAGTGGCCAAGTTTGAACCATGTCCTGAGAACCAGCAGCGTACGGTACTCGGTATTGATG GTTTGACCAACTACATGAGGAGCCCTGCAGGTGATATCTTCAACCCCGAGCACAATCAGGTGAACCAGGACATGACGCAGCCTCTAAGTAACTACTTCATTGCCACCTCACACAACACCTACCTGACAGGAGACCAGCTGCTCTCTCAATCTCGAGTGGAAATGTACGCCTATGTTCTCCAGGCAGGGTGTCGCTGTGTGGAGG tGGACTGCTGGGACGGACCTGACGGCGAGCCTATTATTCATCACGGCTACACCTTGACATCCAAAATTCTCTTCAAAGATGTCATTGAAACAATTAACAAATATGCCTTCACAAAATCACT gtACCCAGTGATCTTGTCTATAGAGAACCACTGCACTGTGCCTCAGCAAAAGAAGATGGCTGAGTATCTGAgagaggtgctgcaggacaaACTGGTTCTTTCCAGTATCAATGTGCATGAATGCAAGAAGCTGCCTTCCCCTGATATCCTGAAAGGGAAAGTCTTAATCAAG GGGAAAAAGCTGCCAGCAAACCTTGATCCTGATGCAGAGGAGGGTgatgtgtctgatgaagacactggtgatgaggaagaggaggaaggcgAAGATGATAATGATAGCTCACAG AGAAAAAAGAGTATCCGAGTGAGAAGTAAGACGATGTCTGATGGCGAGTCagcccacagcagcagcagggagaggACACAAATTGTTTACCATCCCAA aaagaggaaaacaatgAGGTTGTCCCGAGCTCTGTCTGACCTGGTCAAGTACACAAAATCTGTTCGTGTGCATGACATAGAAACACAAG CATTCGCAAACAGTTGGCAGGTATCATCCCTCAACGAGACCGTTATGAACCAGATCTTACAGCTGAAGCCGGGGGAATTGGTCCGTTTCAACCAACGCCAGCTTATAAGAGTCTACCCGTCCAACTACAGAGTCGACTCGAGCAACTTCAACCCACAACCATACTGGAACACAGGATGCCATATGG ttGCAATGAATTATCAAACAGAGGGCCGTATGCTTGAACTGAACCAAGCCAAGTTCGCAAGCAATGGAAACTGTGGATATATTCTGAGGCCTAAGTGCATGTGTAAAG ctGCCTTCAACCCCATGTTGGAAGATCCTCTACCAGGACACAGAAAGACTCAGCTAGTGCTGAAGATCATCAGCGGACAGCAGCTTCCCAAACCCAAAGACTCTATGTTTGGGGACAGAGGAGAG ATTATCGATCCTTTTGTTGAAGTTGAGATAATTGGCCTACATTTAGATTGTTCCAAGCAGCAGACCAGGGTGGTGGATGATAATG GTTTCAACCCAATGTGGGAGGAGACCCTCGTCTTCAACATTCAAATGCCACAGGTCGCCCTGGTGCGTTTCCAAGTGTGGGATCATGATCCTATTGGACAAGATTTCATTGGACAGAGGACTGTTGCTTTCAGAAGTTTAATGCCAG GTTATCGGCACGTGTACCTGGAAGGGATGGCGGAGTCATCCATTTTTGTTCATGTCGCTATCAATGATGTAACCGGAAAG ATCAAACCCAAAAATGCGGTGCAAGCAGccagaaaacacattaaaaaagcaGCTCAGAAGCATTTGAAGGGTCCTCAGAGGCACCCTTCTCTGGACTTTTCGGTCCAGTCCTCAGAAGACGGACGTGGTCTGTTCTTCCGCAAGGATCTGGATACCATTTCTCAGGACAGCAGGAATGGAGAAATATTTCCGCTGTCACAAGGGCCAGCAGTCAAGGCTGCAATCCACAAAGAGGCCATGAGTGAGCCAGTGAGGCGAGCTCACAGAGTTAGACTTCATGAACCACcagagacaaggagagggatCTTCAGCCGGATGTCCTCCACTGACTCCAACCACATTGGGGCTGCTCCCTGTGCGAAGGCGGACAGCTTTGACCTTGAGACCTCACCCCAGCTTTCTTGTGCTGATGGCCCTGACAGACAGAATTTAATTCAAGAAGAGTTGGAGAATGAACCTGATGGATCAAACTGTGCTGATCAGGAGACAGTTCGGATGATTGAACCAGAGCAGCCTGAACAATCTGAGGAATTACGAGTGCAAGACAAG ACACCAATGATGAACCGCCAGCCTGCTATCCACTGGCAGACGCAACAAGCACAAAAGAGGCCCATCCCCAACGGCCTCTGCTTGTCTGACAGCACATCCAGCAGCAGTGACGGCAGCACTGACAGCCTGGAGTTTGTGCCCTCCTGTGTGCCAGCTGGGGCAGAGCAACGTGAAGGGACCCTGCAGAGGGAGATGAAGGCCCTTTTTGACCAGAGGATGAGAGAGATCCACTGTAAATCACCGCTTTTTCAAAATG aTTAA